The proteins below are encoded in one region of Microbispora sp. NBC_01189:
- a CDS encoding ABC transporter ATP-binding protein → MSDTPVVRVVNLVKIYQTGGLPVPAVRGVDLTVEAGEFVAVTGPSGSGKSTLIHMIGGLDTRSSGEIWLGGRRADTLSESGWAVLRREQIGFVFQFFNLVGNMTVADNVELPALLGGASPRHARERRDYLLGELGLAGRADAAPAQLSGGEQQRVALARALANQPRLLLADEPTGNLDSRNTRDVLRLLGRVHRQGQTIVLVTHDARVASMADRVVSLLDGQIVDDAAIPRVRRRPAGGAGDVVELRS, encoded by the coding sequence ATGTCGGACACACCCGTCGTCCGGGTGGTCAACCTGGTCAAGATCTATCAAACCGGCGGGCTACCCGTGCCGGCCGTACGCGGGGTCGACCTGACGGTCGAGGCGGGGGAGTTCGTCGCGGTCACCGGGCCGTCCGGGTCGGGCAAGTCCACCCTGATCCACATGATCGGCGGCCTGGACACGCGGTCGAGCGGCGAGATCTGGCTGGGCGGCAGGCGGGCCGACACGCTGTCGGAGAGTGGCTGGGCGGTGCTGCGCCGGGAGCAGATCGGGTTCGTCTTCCAGTTCTTCAACCTCGTGGGCAACATGACCGTGGCCGACAACGTCGAGCTTCCCGCGCTGCTCGGCGGCGCCTCGCCCCGGCACGCCCGCGAGCGGCGCGATTACCTCCTCGGCGAGCTGGGCCTGGCCGGCCGGGCGGACGCCGCGCCCGCGCAGCTCAGCGGGGGCGAGCAGCAGCGGGTGGCGCTGGCCCGCGCGCTCGCCAACCAGCCCCGGCTGCTGCTCGCGGACGAGCCCACCGGCAACCTCGACAGCCGCAACACCCGCGACGTGCTGCGCCTGCTCGGGCGGGTGCACCGCCAGGGGCAGACGATCGTGCTGGTCACCCACGACGCCCGCGTCGCGAGCATGGCCGACCGCGTCGTCAGCCTGCTCGACGGCCAGATCGTCGACGACGCCGCCATCCCCCGCGTGCGCCGGCGGCCGGCCGGCGGGGCCGGGGACGTCGTCGAGCTCCGGAGCTGA
- a CDS encoding ABC transporter permease, whose translation MPRSAELRWIRADLRARRGQAGLTVLAVAGIVTALIVAATLLEGGTNPWRGLFERGHGAHIWIHSKDVPDVSALRGLPGVTDVAGPYRSAPATLATGGRRVPITLRETPAAFTSVARPLPREGRWLDPRAPDGVVVERSFARALGLRPGSPFTVTGLNGATHRLTVAGLAESGDQGFYPEWTPGLAWTLGQTLDVVEPAPGRTEAVTGLRLADPADTDLVVQRAVFTLRNQVQRVTTWREVRASMELDDRLLGLLLALFGVAGLVAAALALANAAGGRVLTQLRDIATLKSLGFTRGQVVRMLLAEHGTLGLLGIALGVLAARLVTAYAMGEAVAVPLSAGPLAAIVAGTALAVLVAVLVPAWRGGRVPPLPAAPAAPPRGRLSRLARVALLVRLPPALVLGARDAFTRRTPAALTACGVALPMMLITIGLGCWATLDDFGRHPESVGQAAALSIRPGDMTAEEARQRVMADPDVVAAYPGAELDALVPWQTRTVRTRALGLSSDPYPFPVVEGRMFADRGEAVAGQGLLDLLGVRVGDRVRMTIGGTPLIVRIVGRVIEPEQDGEVLSFGVDSLAAKDALPPRFYALVLRPGADATLVRARLQEQGLEVTRAVNPAERLAVVRVIIVALVVVLALIGLANLLTASALGLRDHLLDLAVLKAMGLTPRQVTATLVTAAGLPAAVGVVAGAAAGAFWSRWLIDLEGRGSGVGAGIGRAPAPGMLAAALLIAIGAASLVALIPARRAARAQVPVTAR comes from the coding sequence GTGCCGAGGAGCGCGGAGCTGCGCTGGATCCGCGCGGACCTGCGGGCCCGCCGGGGCCAGGCGGGCCTCACGGTGCTCGCGGTCGCGGGCATCGTCACCGCCCTGATCGTCGCGGCCACGCTGCTGGAGGGCGGCACCAACCCCTGGCGGGGCCTGTTCGAGCGCGGCCACGGCGCGCACATCTGGATCCACAGCAAGGACGTCCCGGACGTGTCCGCCCTGCGCGGCCTGCCCGGCGTGACCGACGTGGCCGGGCCGTACCGCAGCGCGCCCGCCACGCTCGCCACCGGCGGCCGGCGGGTGCCGATCACCCTGCGGGAGACGCCGGCCGCCTTCACCTCCGTGGCGCGCCCGCTGCCGCGCGAGGGACGCTGGCTCGACCCGCGCGCCCCGGACGGCGTGGTGGTCGAGCGGTCGTTCGCCCGCGCCCTCGGCCTGCGGCCCGGCAGCCCGTTCACGGTTACCGGCCTGAACGGCGCGACCCACCGGCTGACCGTCGCCGGGCTGGCCGAGAGCGGCGACCAGGGCTTCTACCCCGAGTGGACCCCCGGCCTGGCCTGGACGCTCGGCCAGACCCTCGACGTCGTGGAGCCCGCGCCCGGCCGTACGGAGGCCGTGACCGGGCTGCGCCTCGCCGACCCCGCCGACACCGACCTCGTCGTCCAGCGGGCCGTCTTCACGCTGCGCAACCAGGTGCAGCGGGTGACGACCTGGCGCGAGGTGCGCGCCTCGATGGAGCTGGACGACCGGCTGCTCGGCCTGCTGCTCGCGCTGTTCGGCGTCGCCGGCCTGGTCGCCGCCGCGCTCGCGCTCGCCAACGCCGCCGGCGGCCGGGTGCTGACCCAGCTGCGCGACATCGCCACGCTCAAGTCGCTCGGGTTCACCCGGGGCCAGGTCGTCCGGATGCTCCTCGCCGAGCACGGCACGCTGGGGCTGCTCGGCATCGCCCTCGGCGTGCTCGCCGCCCGGCTGGTCACGGCGTACGCGATGGGGGAGGCGGTCGCGGTGCCGCTGTCGGCCGGGCCCCTCGCGGCGATCGTCGCGGGGACCGCGCTGGCGGTGCTGGTGGCGGTCCTGGTCCCGGCCTGGCGCGGCGGGCGCGTCCCGCCGCTCCCGGCCGCCCCCGCCGCGCCGCCGCGCGGGCGCCTGTCCCGGCTGGCCCGGGTCGCCCTGCTCGTACGGCTGCCGCCCGCGCTCGTCCTCGGCGCGAGAGACGCCTTCACCCGCAGGACGCCCGCCGCGCTCACGGCCTGCGGGGTGGCCCTGCCGATGATGCTGATCACCATCGGGCTCGGCTGCTGGGCGACGCTGGACGACTTCGGCCGCCACCCCGAGAGCGTGGGGCAGGCCGCGGCGCTGAGCATCCGGCCCGGCGACATGACCGCCGAGGAGGCCCGGCAGCGGGTGATGGCCGACCCCGACGTGGTCGCGGCGTATCCGGGGGCCGAACTCGACGCGCTCGTGCCCTGGCAGACGAGGACCGTGCGGACCCGGGCCCTCGGCCTCTCCTCCGATCCGTACCCCTTCCCCGTGGTGGAGGGCCGCATGTTCGCCGACCGGGGCGAGGCGGTGGCCGGCCAGGGACTGCTCGACCTGCTCGGCGTGCGGGTCGGCGACCGGGTCAGGATGACCATCGGGGGCACGCCCCTGATCGTGCGGATCGTGGGTCGGGTGATCGAGCCCGAGCAGGACGGCGAGGTGCTGTCGTTCGGGGTGGACAGCCTGGCGGCCAAGGACGCGCTGCCGCCCCGGTTCTACGCTCTGGTGCTGCGGCCGGGCGCCGACGCGACGCTGGTGCGCGCCCGCCTGCAGGAGCAGGGGCTGGAGGTGACCCGGGCGGTGAACCCGGCCGAGCGGCTGGCGGTCGTCCGGGTGATCATCGTCGCGCTGGTCGTCGTGCTGGCCCTGATCGGGCTGGCCAACCTGCTCACGGCCAGCGCCCTCGGCCTGCGCGACCATCTCCTCGACCTCGCGGTGCTCAAGGCCATGGGTCTCACCCCCCGCCAGGTCACGGCCACCCTGGTCACCGCGGCCGGCCTGCCGGCCGCGGTGGGGGTCGTCGCCGGGGCCGCGGCGGGGGCGTTCTGGTCGCGGTGGCTGATCGACCTGGAGGGCCGTGGCAGCGGCGTCGGGGCGGGCATCGGCCGCGCGCCGGCCCCCGGGATGCTCGCCGCCGCCCTCCTGATCGCGATCGGCGCCGCGTCGCTGGTGGCGCTGATCCCCGCCCGCCGGGCGGCGCGGGCACAGGTGCCCGTCACCGCCCGCTGA
- a CDS encoding transposase → MEGARQARALVARLDLGAAQVAVLDGQAHTARALWNLLHEFCTFRQGRLASVKDCDTAIRVARREIDWMGRLPAQAAQAVLRTYRQAWANFFNPAHPAGRPTFKGRSRTRLAVDVPQARDLQVKRVNRRWGAVNLPKVGRVRFRWTKDLPGVTRGGPAGRITGARLVKDAFGWQIVFRTEAVVAAAPAAHPGPGVGIDRGITVALALSDGTTREHGPWLRNGEKQRLRRLEKKSARQRRTRTTSRPASKRLARTYDRIARLRATAKRRAVDWQHQTTTELARTFGVVVVEDLTITNMLRSATGTIDNPGRNVRQKAGLNRAIAGQAWGRTVTLLEYKTRDRGGLVMKVPAAGTSQTCHRCGHRDPASRDGTRFACVNLGCGWVGHADTNAAINIRNAAGTVVSGRGDLGAARSAKRQPPHAA, encoded by the coding sequence GTGGAGGGGGCCAGGCAGGCGCGTGCGCTCGTGGCGCGGCTCGACCTCGGCGCCGCCCAGGTGGCGGTGCTGGATGGTCAGGCGCACACCGCCCGCGCGCTGTGGAACCTGCTGCATGAGTTCTGCACCTTCCGGCAGGGCCGGTTGGCGTCGGTGAAGGACTGCGACACCGCGATCCGGGTGGCTCGCCGCGAGATCGACTGGATGGGGCGACTGCCCGCTCAGGCGGCGCAGGCGGTGCTGAGAACCTACCGGCAGGCGTGGGCGAACTTCTTCAACCCCGCCCATCCCGCCGGACGGCCCACGTTCAAGGGCCGGTCGCGGACCCGGTTAGCCGTGGATGTTCCGCAGGCCCGCGACTTGCAGGTAAAGCGGGTGAACCGGCGGTGGGGTGCGGTCAATCTCCCCAAGGTCGGGCGGGTGCGGTTCCGGTGGACCAAGGATCTGCCCGGCGTCACCAGGGGCGGCCCGGCCGGGCGGATCACCGGTGCGCGGCTGGTGAAGGACGCCTTCGGCTGGCAGATAGTGTTCCGCACCGAAGCGGTGGTCGCGGCGGCCCCGGCCGCGCACCCCGGCCCTGGGGTGGGGATCGACCGGGGGATCACCGTCGCCCTGGCGTTGTCCGACGGCACCACGCGCGAGCACGGGCCCTGGCTGCGCAACGGCGAGAAACAACGCCTGCGCCGGCTGGAAAAGAAGTCGGCCCGCCAGCGCCGCACTCGGACTACCAGCCGGCCTGCGTCCAAACGGCTGGCCCGCACCTACGACCGGATCGCCCGGCTCCGCGCGACAGCCAAGCGCCGGGCCGTCGACTGGCAGCACCAGACCACCACCGAACTCGCGCGCACCTTCGGCGTGGTCGTGGTGGAAGACCTGACGATCACGAACATGCTCCGCTCCGCCACCGGCACGATCGACAACCCCGGTCGGAACGTGCGGCAGAAGGCCGGGCTGAACCGTGCCATCGCCGGGCAGGCGTGGGGCCGGACGGTCACCCTGCTGGAATACAAAACCCGTGATCGCGGCGGGCTGGTGATGAAAGTCCCTGCCGCGGGCACGTCGCAGACCTGCCACCGGTGCGGCCATCGTGACCCGGCCTCCCGCGATGGCACCCGGTTCGCGTGCGTGAACCTCGGGTGCGGGTGGGTCGGGCATGCCGACACCAACGCCGCGATCAACATACGCAACGCCGCAGGAACTGTGGTGTCAGGACGTGGAGACCTCGGGGCTGCCCGGTCTGCGAAGCGTCAACCCCCGCACGCCGCCTGA
- a CDS encoding ABC transporter substrate-binding protein yields the protein MVRRAVAVLAAFLVAGCAGLPDTGAGPTTGSGGTGPITLAIGRDTTAYLRPLLDRWNQGHPDERVTLLELPEASDEQRAQMVANLQARNDVYDVLALDVMWTAEFADAGWIVPLDRSLFPLDKLLGGVADTAIYRDRLWAAPYTSNAGLLYYRSDILKKEHLKPPKTWSELREQARRLGAKYHIGGYAGQFLPYEGLTVNFAEAVQSAGGSILSQDARTVTMDLGSARAALGFLVGGVTEGWIPREALAYKEEESRLAFQEGRLLFARNWPHAYGPATHSPLAGKFAVTRLPGLNGPGSSSLGGYNLAVSAFSKRQKSALDFIRYFTGRDNERLVLTEGSFPPVWADLYDDPELIGRFPYLPVLKEAILSARPRPVTAGYNQVSLVISSAVSGALALAKPVDETVADLKQGLGEVIQPGG from the coding sequence ATGGTTCGCCGAGCCGTCGCCGTCCTGGCCGCCTTCCTGGTGGCCGGATGCGCGGGGCTTCCGGACACCGGAGCCGGCCCCACGACCGGCAGCGGGGGCACCGGGCCGATCACGCTCGCGATCGGCCGGGACACCACCGCCTACCTCCGCCCGTTGCTGGACCGGTGGAACCAGGGCCACCCGGACGAGCGGGTCACGCTGCTCGAACTGCCCGAGGCGTCCGACGAGCAGCGCGCCCAGATGGTGGCGAACCTGCAGGCCCGCAACGACGTGTACGACGTGCTCGCACTCGACGTGATGTGGACGGCCGAGTTCGCCGACGCCGGGTGGATCGTGCCACTCGACCGCAGCCTGTTCCCTCTCGACAAGCTGCTCGGGGGGGTCGCGGACACCGCGATCTACCGCGACCGGCTGTGGGCGGCGCCGTACACGAGCAACGCCGGGTTGCTCTACTACCGGTCCGACATCCTGAAGAAGGAGCACCTCAAGCCGCCCAAGACCTGGTCGGAGCTGCGCGAGCAGGCAAGGCGCCTGGGCGCGAAGTATCACATCGGGGGGTACGCCGGGCAGTTCCTGCCGTACGAGGGGCTGACCGTCAACTTCGCCGAGGCCGTGCAGTCGGCGGGCGGGTCCATCCTCAGCCAGGACGCCCGCACGGTCACGATGGACCTCGGCAGCGCGCGGGCCGCGCTCGGCTTCCTGGTCGGCGGCGTCACGGAGGGGTGGATCCCCCGCGAGGCGCTGGCGTACAAGGAGGAGGAGTCGCGGCTCGCCTTCCAGGAGGGGCGGCTGCTGTTCGCCCGCAACTGGCCCCACGCGTACGGCCCGGCCACCCACTCCCCGCTCGCCGGGAAGTTCGCGGTCACCCGGCTGCCCGGCCTGAACGGGCCCGGATCCAGCTCGCTCGGCGGCTACAACCTCGCCGTCAGCGCCTTCTCCAAGCGGCAGAAGTCGGCCCTCGACTTCATCCGCTACTTCACCGGCCGGGACAACGAACGGCTCGTCCTCACCGAGGGGTCGTTCCCCCCGGTCTGGGCGGATCTGTACGACGACCCGGAGCTCATCGGGCGGTTCCCGTACCTGCCCGTGCTCAAGGAGGCCATCCTCTCGGCCCGGCCCAGGCCGGTCACCGCCGGCTACAACCAGGTCAGCCTGGTCATCTCCAGCGCCGTGTCCGGCGCGCTCGCACTCGCCAAACCCGTAGACGAGACCGTCGCCGACCTGAAACAGGGGCTCGGCGAGGTCATCCAGCCCGGAGGATAG
- a CDS encoding PadR family transcriptional regulator has product MRQALLALLAKEPAHGYELKQALESIFGIAYPSPNIGQIYVTLGRLEKDGYVRAVDVEQANRPNKKVYYITAAGREALETWVDEPTEGPRVRDEFFMKLVLAPLTGLADRMALVNRQRRHYLSLMRDLGELAERTDPANRVALLLIEGAMLHLQADLDWLERCQEDLR; this is encoded by the coding sequence GTGCGGCAGGCGCTGCTGGCGCTCCTGGCGAAGGAACCTGCCCATGGGTACGAGCTCAAACAGGCTCTTGAGTCGATTTTCGGCATCGCCTATCCCTCGCCCAACATCGGCCAGATCTATGTGACGCTGGGCCGGCTGGAGAAGGACGGGTACGTTCGCGCGGTCGACGTGGAGCAGGCCAACCGGCCGAACAAGAAGGTCTACTACATCACCGCCGCCGGGCGGGAGGCGCTGGAGACCTGGGTGGACGAGCCCACCGAGGGCCCCCGGGTCCGCGACGAGTTCTTCATGAAGCTCGTGCTCGCCCCGCTGACCGGCCTGGCCGACCGCATGGCCCTGGTGAACCGGCAGCGCCGGCACTACCTTTCGCTCATGAGAGACCTGGGCGAGCTGGCCGAGCGCACCGACCCGGCCAACCGCGTGGCCCTCCTGCTCATCGAGGGCGCCATGCTCCACCTGCAGGCCGACCTCGACTGGCTGGAGCGCTGCCAGGAGGACCTGCGGTGA
- the treS gene encoding maltose alpha-D-glucosyltransferase has product MNAAAPCPDPVPGSSGDLPEITDFTSQDPRWYKRAVFYEVLVRGFKDSNGDGTGDLRGLTEKLDYLSWLGVDCLWLLPLYQSPLRDGGYDIADYLKILPEFGDLGDFVKLIEAAHERGLRVITDLVMNHTSDQHPWFQASRTDPDGPYGDFYVWSDDPTKYSGVPIVFVGTEESNWTFDPVRKQYYWHRFFHHQPDLNYDNPDVQAAMMEVVRFWLDLGVDGFRLDAVPYLFEREGTSCSGLPETHAYLRSIRAEVDRIYPDRVLLAEANGWPEDVVEYFGDATRGGDECHMAFHFPLMPRIFMAVRRQSREPISEIMSRTPKLPETAQWGIFLRNHDELTLETVTEEERDYMHAEYAKDPRMRAYLGIRRRLAPLLDNDRDQIELFTALLLSMPGSPVMYYGDEIGMGDNIWLEDRDAVRTPMQWTPDRNAGFSEADPGRLYLPVVMDPVYGYQAVNVEAQIKSESSLLHFTRRMLQIRREHPIFGTGAYTELWSPNPSVLAFLREEGDDVVLCVNNLSRFAQPVELDLRRFAGVVPVECRGGVAFPTIGDLPYLLTLPGYGFYWLSLRRAPAPRP; this is encoded by the coding sequence ATGAACGCTGCTGCGCCCTGCCCTGACCCGGTTCCCGGGTCGTCCGGCGATCTCCCGGAGATCACCGACTTCACCTCGCAGGACCCCCGCTGGTACAAGCGCGCGGTCTTCTACGAGGTGCTCGTACGCGGCTTCAAGGACTCCAACGGCGACGGCACCGGCGACCTGCGCGGGCTGACCGAGAAGCTCGACTACCTCTCCTGGCTGGGCGTCGACTGCCTCTGGCTGCTGCCGCTCTACCAGTCCCCGCTCAGGGACGGCGGATACGACATCGCCGACTACCTCAAGATCCTTCCGGAGTTCGGCGACCTCGGCGACTTCGTGAAGCTGATCGAGGCGGCCCACGAGCGGGGCCTGCGGGTCATCACCGACCTCGTCATGAACCACACCAGCGACCAGCACCCGTGGTTCCAGGCGTCCCGCACCGACCCCGACGGCCCGTACGGCGACTTCTACGTGTGGTCGGACGATCCCACGAAGTACTCCGGCGTCCCCATCGTCTTCGTGGGCACCGAGGAGTCGAACTGGACGTTCGACCCGGTGCGCAAGCAGTACTACTGGCACCGGTTCTTCCACCACCAGCCCGACCTGAACTACGACAACCCGGACGTCCAGGCGGCGATGATGGAGGTCGTCCGCTTCTGGCTCGACCTCGGCGTGGACGGGTTCCGGCTGGACGCGGTGCCGTACCTGTTCGAGCGCGAGGGCACGTCCTGCTCCGGGCTGCCCGAGACGCACGCCTACCTCAGGAGCATCCGCGCCGAGGTGGACCGGATCTACCCCGACCGGGTGCTGCTGGCCGAGGCCAACGGCTGGCCCGAGGACGTGGTCGAGTACTTCGGCGACGCCACCCGGGGCGGCGACGAGTGCCACATGGCCTTCCACTTCCCGCTGATGCCGCGGATTTTCATGGCCGTGCGCCGGCAGAGCCGCGAGCCGATCTCCGAGATCATGTCGCGGACCCCCAAGCTGCCGGAAACCGCCCAGTGGGGCATCTTCCTCCGCAACCACGACGAGCTGACGCTCGAAACCGTGACGGAGGAGGAGCGCGACTACATGCACGCCGAGTACGCCAAGGACCCGCGCATGCGCGCGTACCTGGGCATCCGGCGGCGCCTGGCCCCCCTGCTGGACAACGACAGGGACCAGATCGAGCTGTTCACCGCGCTGCTGCTCAGCATGCCGGGCTCGCCGGTCATGTACTACGGCGACGAGATCGGCATGGGCGACAACATCTGGCTGGAGGACCGCGACGCGGTCCGCACGCCGATGCAGTGGACCCCCGACCGCAACGCCGGGTTCTCCGAGGCCGACCCCGGACGGCTGTACCTGCCCGTGGTCATGGACCCGGTGTACGGCTACCAGGCGGTCAACGTGGAGGCCCAGATCAAGAGCGAGTCGTCGCTCCTCCACTTCACCCGGCGGATGCTGCAGATCCGGCGCGAGCACCCGATCTTCGGCACCGGCGCCTACACCGAGCTGTGGTCGCCGAACCCGAGCGTGCTGGCCTTCCTGCGGGAGGAGGGCGACGACGTGGTCCTGTGCGTGAACAACCTGTCGCGCTTCGCCCAGCCGGTCGAGCTCGACCTGCGGCGCTTCGCGGGGGTCGTCCCGGTCGAGTGCCGGGGCGGGGTCGCCTTCCCCACGATCGGCGACCTGCCCTACCTGCTCACGCTGCCGGGGTACGGCTTCTACTGGCTGTCGCTGCGCCGGGCCCCGGCACCCAGGCCCTGA
- a CDS encoding ABC transporter substrate-binding protein — protein MRKLPPIMVACLALAAAAACGSDSGGDTGSGSAPAASGAASDAGGAKPLEGEKIEIAAKWTGDEQANFEKVLKAFEEKTGATVTYASTGEDTGAYLGPRIEGGNPPDVAILPQPGLVQQYADENALKPLSPEVQSQIDQNYTPYWKDLGSAKGQVYGVLVKAAHKSLIWYRQGAFDDAGAQPASTWDDLIKNAQTLSDSGVAPFALCAASGWTLTDLFENVYLSSAGPENYDKLAKHEIPWTDASVKTALEKMAQIFGKKEFMLGGSSGALQTDFPTCVTQVYGQKKAAMVIEADFVAASVGQSGAKVGEDAKIMPFPKAGDTAPVVLGGDVAVAMKDTKGAMALLEFLASKEGGEIWAKQPGYLSPNRNVSPDNYPDDLTKQLAQTIISAGESVRYDMSDLAPSAFGGTDGKGEWKDLQDFLRNPSDVKGAQEKLEADAAKAFKK, from the coding sequence ATGCGGAAACTTCCCCCCATCATGGTCGCGTGCCTCGCCCTCGCCGCCGCCGCGGCGTGCGGCAGCGACTCCGGCGGCGACACCGGCTCCGGCAGCGCGCCGGCGGCCTCGGGCGCCGCCTCGGATGCCGGGGGCGCCAAGCCCCTGGAGGGAGAGAAGATCGAGATCGCCGCGAAGTGGACCGGCGACGAGCAGGCCAACTTCGAGAAGGTACTGAAGGCCTTCGAGGAGAAGACCGGCGCCACCGTCACCTACGCCTCCACCGGCGAGGACACCGGCGCCTACCTCGGCCCCCGCATCGAGGGCGGCAACCCTCCGGACGTCGCGATCCTGCCCCAGCCCGGCCTCGTGCAGCAGTACGCCGACGAGAACGCGCTGAAGCCGCTGAGCCCCGAGGTGCAGTCGCAGATCGACCAGAACTACACGCCGTACTGGAAGGATCTCGGCTCGGCCAAGGGCCAGGTCTACGGCGTGCTCGTCAAGGCGGCGCACAAGTCGCTCATCTGGTATCGCCAGGGCGCCTTCGACGACGCCGGGGCGCAGCCGGCGTCCACCTGGGACGACCTGATCAAGAACGCGCAGACGCTGAGCGACTCCGGCGTCGCGCCGTTCGCCCTGTGCGCCGCCTCCGGCTGGACGCTGACCGACCTGTTCGAGAACGTCTACCTCTCGTCCGCCGGCCCGGAGAACTACGACAAGCTGGCCAAGCACGAGATCCCGTGGACCGACGCCTCGGTCAAGACGGCCCTGGAGAAGATGGCGCAGATCTTCGGCAAGAAGGAGTTCATGCTCGGCGGCTCGTCCGGCGCGCTGCAGACCGACTTCCCGACCTGCGTCACCCAGGTGTACGGCCAGAAGAAGGCCGCGATGGTCATCGAGGCCGACTTCGTCGCCGCCTCCGTCGGGCAGTCGGGCGCGAAGGTCGGCGAGGACGCCAAGATCATGCCGTTCCCCAAGGCGGGCGACACCGCCCCCGTCGTGCTCGGCGGCGACGTCGCCGTGGCGATGAAGGACACCAAGGGCGCGATGGCGCTGCTCGAGTTCCTGGCCAGCAAGGAGGGTGGTGAAATCTGGGCCAAGCAGCCCGGTTATCTCTCCCCCAACCGCAACGTCTCCCCCGACAACTACCCCGACGACCTCACCAAGCAGCTCGCCCAGACGATCATCTCGGCCGGCGAGTCGGTGCGTTACGACATGTCCGACCTCGCCCCCAGCGCCTTCGGCGGCACCGACGGCAAGGGCGAGTGGAAGGACCTGCAGGACTTCCTCCGCAACCCCTCCGACGTGAAGGGCGCGCAGGAGAAGCTCGAGGCGGACGCCGCCAAGGCCTTCAAGAAGTAG
- a CDS encoding asparagine synthetase B family protein encodes MRKGEWPRFQARPYVCGAVGPYEQARLDLLARSGPAVQAAHAAPEAALLASAPLAPYASGPEATAYAWEGRRPEAAPGANMWLRVAETYETPGLVDGPETVVLHTGGLGLIDVYYLADGDAVYFSSLIEPLLALARRPYEVNWDAWAAILRLTYPLLEDTPYRQIRRLPGATALTWSRRERTLRVDRRAPRWVREEPVDRGVTAGDLVTLLHDALAPYERVLVPVSGGYDSRLLASVAMDRKMDVESWTTSPDDGLDHDIDFARYITRELGIPHRIVPQSPERYPDEALWAARRLEYLTSHHAWYSPFAREVHGAGRALVDGLAGGPLMKNFLITADAVGAGTGASRRAALLKALATGDAHIPVLGEQAAAWMDDRVSAAFTRATSMLHGHRAELPLSVLHTRTVRGIARSPVNLVGPEATPVFPFLHPEFFDAALSVPVTAKEGGKFYREVLRAANPRVAALPSTNTPLLPNRRVPLRSNGPAAREWNHRMLVKATEIPGLMSPQMLEAVAAGPDALTAFGSWNSRFWLRALVAFGAWLADYEDLLGDLTPPWSLRPAAVVPTP; translated from the coding sequence GTGCGCAAGGGTGAGTGGCCACGATTCCAGGCCAGGCCGTACGTCTGTGGGGCCGTCGGGCCCTACGAGCAGGCCAGGCTGGACCTGCTGGCACGGTCGGGGCCCGCCGTCCAGGCCGCGCACGCCGCCCCCGAGGCCGCGTTGCTCGCCTCCGCCCCCCTGGCGCCGTACGCCTCGGGCCCCGAGGCGACCGCGTACGCCTGGGAGGGCCGGCGGCCGGAGGCCGCGCCGGGCGCGAACATGTGGCTGCGGGTCGCCGAGACGTACGAGACGCCGGGGCTCGTGGACGGCCCGGAGACGGTGGTCCTGCACACCGGCGGGCTGGGCCTGATCGACGTCTACTACCTCGCCGACGGGGACGCGGTCTACTTCTCCTCGCTCATCGAGCCGCTCCTCGCGCTGGCCCGGCGGCCGTACGAGGTGAACTGGGACGCGTGGGCCGCGATTCTCCGGCTGACCTATCCGCTGCTGGAGGACACGCCGTACCGCCAGATCCGGCGCCTGCCCGGCGCGACCGCGCTGACCTGGTCGCGGCGGGAGCGCACCCTCCGCGTCGACCGGCGCGCGCCGCGCTGGGTGCGGGAGGAGCCGGTCGACCGCGGCGTGACGGCCGGCGACCTGGTCACGTTGCTGCACGACGCGCTCGCGCCGTACGAGCGGGTGCTGGTGCCGGTGAGCGGCGGGTACGACTCGCGACTGCTGGCCAGTGTGGCGATGGACCGGAAGATGGACGTCGAGTCGTGGACCACCAGCCCCGACGACGGCCTGGACCACGACATCGACTTCGCCCGCTACATCACCCGTGAGCTGGGCATCCCCCACCGGATCGTCCCGCAGTCCCCGGAGAGGTACCCCGACGAGGCGCTGTGGGCGGCCCGCCGCCTGGAGTACCTGACCAGCCACCATGCCTGGTACTCCCCCTTCGCCAGGGAGGTGCACGGGGCGGGCCGGGCGCTGGTGGACGGCCTCGCGGGCGGCCCGCTGATGAAGAACTTCCTGATCACGGCGGACGCCGTCGGCGCGGGGACCGGCGCGTCCCGCCGCGCCGCGCTGCTCAAGGCGCTGGCGACCGGCGACGCCCACATCCCCGTGCTGGGCGAGCAGGCCGCCGCGTGGATGGACGACCGGGTGAGCGCGGCCTTCACGCGGGCGACCTCGATGCTGCACGGCCACCGGGCCGAACTGCCGCTGAGCGTGCTCCACACCCGCACCGTGCGGGGCATCGCCCGCTCCCCGGTCAACCTCGTCGGCCCCGAGGCCACCCCGGTCTTCCCGTTCCTGCACCCGGAGTTCTTCGACGCGGCGTTGTCGGTGCCGGTCACGGCCAAGGAGGGCGGGAAGTTCTACCGGGAGGTCCTGCGGGCCGCCAACCCCCGGGTGGCCGCGCTGCCGTCCACGAACACGCCGCTGCTGCCGAACCGCCGGGTGCCGCTGCGCTCGAACGGCCCGGCCGCCCGCGAGTGGAACCACCGAATGCTGGTCAAAGCCACGGAAATCCCGGGCCTGATGTCGCCCCAGATGCTGGAGGCGGTCGCCGCCGGGCCGGACGCGCTGACCGCCTTCGGCTCATGGAACTCGCGGTTCTGGCTGCGGGCGCTGGTGGCGTTCGGGGCGTGGCTCGCCGACTACGAGGACCTGCTCGGCGACCTCACGCCGCCCTGGAGCCTCCGGCCCGCGGCCGTCGTCCCCACCCCGTGA